Part of the Temnothorax longispinosus isolate EJ_2023e chromosome 5, Tlon_JGU_v1, whole genome shotgun sequence genome is shown below.
cttatactccattatttttaaatatttatattcttgacTTTATTGAGCtttattaattagattttgaATCTTTTAGCAGTTTAAAGATGAACTCACTTTATTTAATGCTCACTTTTCTTTATACACCCTGTGTAAAATGATGTTCAATATTCAGTAATTTGTGAAACAGCCAGAAATTAGAACATCATGCATGGCagttaaacatattaaaaaatagtattcgTCTGTAAAACAAGTATTCGATTAATCAATAAGAGACATCTTCCAAAATTAAAAGTGCAGAGCTCTGCGATGCAGTTTTAAAAGATTGATTGGCGTTCTATTGTCTTGCCAGCAGGTACCTTTAGAACCTACTCCTACCCCATACATTCACAGGGTTTGCTGCAAAAAggtaaattatagaattactaatattattgtaaacgCTGTCCGTAAGTTACTTTCAGATCGgctgtaataaattaatacgtatAACATAACATCCCGCTAATCGAGAAGTGTAAAACGAGCTTCCgttgaaatgtaatttatttcatttttaatatttatacatagttCTAATTACACATACGTTTGTCATAGTGTTATTAAAACATACACAATTATTACCACGTTTGTTTATTGCatgttattgcaaaatataataattgccTTGCATGCTATATTGTAGATTATCTAAATGTGTCATGTCACTACAATTGGACATGTCTTTTCCGTCATAGaagtattactttttattctagtgcttattttataattgccAAAATTTGTTGAAACCAGAATTTTTCGTAATTCTCTAACTTTATTgtcacatatttttaattaaatgaataggtatttgaatatatttggCTTCTACATCtcaaattctaaaaaaaaagatttttttatttttcatattttagatgctttattaatatattaagtaatttttaacattaaattatatttctgccttaacattttgaaataattattatttttctttgttttactTCAACATCTGAAGTTTTACTTCAACAACTGAAAGAATCCGGTATCactaacatttttatattttatcgcaCCTTATTTCAGTTTgcactattattttattttactatagatggggaaaagtttaaaataaaaggattATTGAATTGTTATGATTAATTTCTTACtagagaatattatttttttaatgattgtaaatatatacacaaaaatttatttttatctttattccttttaaaatatttaaagcattGATCTCactaattttataaagcgATTAATACAATTGcttcgtatataaaaaaatcttaaactctgaaaaatttaaaaaggacgattatcatttttttcttatacatagatatgtaaCTGATTATCGTTACATGcaaatgatttaaataatgcaGCAAATGTGAACTATTAagttatttacttttactaCATGCGTCGACGCGCGTGGGACAcgataattatctttaattacaattacgttTGTTTAGATTGAGGCAGCGGACAAGCAGTTACGAGCGACGCGTCGGTTTCTGGACGAGCAAGCGAGTGAGCGTGAAATGGAACGAGACGAAGCTGCGAAACAAATTCGCTTTTTGCAAGAGCAACTCAAGGAACGCGAGCGCGACAAAGAAAGAGATATGCGTATCACTTCCGAGGTAAAATTcccgtttatttattattttttttttttaacaaaaagattttttgttGAGTAAACACGATATGCTTTTTATAATCACCCGCTGTGGTTAGCTTTAGGATTTCTCAATTAATCCTTAATTAGTTCATTTCAATTGATAAAAGATATTCATATATGCTGAGGACTGCAAAACACTGTCTTAAATACGTCGGAATTTTTCTGCAATGTGTATGATCGTCCtcggaaaaattaaaaaaaaattatcttgattcttcaaatttaaagaatgttaacagaaatattatgcaataattttgCTTACAGCTAACTaaggattaattaatttaatacagaCTTTTTTAATTCGCTATGGTAATTATTGCACTAACCAGGAAATTTCAACTGGCATAATGACTGCCATCTCTAAAACTTAACTAGGTTTCTGtggtttacttaatttaatactTAACATAGACTTAAAACTGCTGGAAAAAGATTGCACAATATTGATCCATGAAAAATGggtttattttagtgaaaatactagataaaatcttataatataaatataaattctgtaATTCTAAAATTTGTACTTTGTAGAATATGCACTTTGACCAGCAGGTTTCTTAatctaaagtaaaaaataatttctttgaaaaagcAGTATAATATAGAACATAAATTTAACTATCAATTGAAAGGGCTattattttggaaattaattgtATCGCCAGCAATTAGTGTCACGCATCACGACTAATTGTATTAACACAATGTTTTTTCTGCACTCTGGTTTTGGTTTTCTGTTTGTCGCACAAAGCAGTCTGAGCTATCGTCTGAAACAACTTCAAACGTCCCTGAGCTTCAAACGATTGACATCAATGCAGCTGTGAGTGTTGTATTTACtttgattttttaactttttctacAGTTTTTTCGTCATCACACAGTGGGTAAGAAAAGTACCCATATGTTTGCCAAAATGCTATTTGATAAgctatttaacaaattactgTTTACTTAATTgtctatatttacaatataattagcTAAATGCttttaaatactttacaaattttttgaacaataaataaaagtgcTTAAATATAGCATAATAAAGAAGTTCAGACTACTTCTAGGTAGAATCatgtatcttatttatttatcatcattcttgagtaatttttattttttaagtcataatttaattattttttttattattaattagatatgtagttatttttgtttcttaccCACTGTAcattaagttaaaattatataagtaaatatacatTACACGACTCCCCATGCTTTATGTGTTGGGTCACGCTTGACTGGAGATATAGGTGATATCCTGTAAAACCGATGCGTTGATAACTcgcctatatatatacatgtgatTTATGATCTAGGTGGAGGCTCTCGAATCTCAGATGAGAGAGATGTCGTCATTAATGTCCGACACCGAGGCGAAGAAGTCGGAGAAGGAGAGTGAATTGAAGGCTGCGGTGGATAAAATATGGGTCTTGCGAGAGATTATTACTGACTTAGAGCAGCAGCTGCAAGCCAAGATTGAAAAGGAGGAGTCCTTGCAAATGCAAATCAATCAACTGGAAACCGTGATAACCGCACAGACAAAGCATCAACAAGAATTGGTTCAAGAGCTGGATGCTATCAAATCTGGTACCGAGAACAGACATCTGAACGAGCAAATTAACCATTTACAAGTAAGTAAAGTGAGCAAatgtgtaaattataatatatgcgaGGTGAAAATAGTTACAGAATAGCTCTTTGTGTTTTAGGAGGAATTAAGTAAGCACAAGTTAAGTTCAGAGCACTTCAACGTCAATTCGTCCGTGTTGAAGCAAATAAAAGCGGAATTGCATGAGATGCAAAATCAATTGGACAAGAGAATTCGAGAGATGGAATCTGCCCACATGTGTGGTTCCAATCTAAGTTTGAGTCAGCCGAGCGAAGACGTCTCAATCAGGGAGCAAATCGACGCGACGAGATGTTTGACCCCGGATGATCCGTCTTCACCACCGATGCTGCCGCTAGATCAAGTACTCAAGCTGAAAGACAAAATGTTGAAACACGCACGTGCCGAAGAAGTAGCTTTCAAGAGAATCAAGGACTTAGAGATGCAGTTAACAACAATGAAAAATCAGAACGAGGAATTATTAGCGGAACAAGAGATCTTGCACCAGACGGCATCTGAGCAACTGTTCCAAATCGAAGCGATGCGCGGTCGTTTGGAGCAGCACAAACAGAGCGCGCCTTTCGCTCAGAAACAAGCAACATCTCGTTTGGAATCGCAGTTGCATGAAGCTACGACAAAATATCATTCCCTGGAGCAAACTATTACCGACAAAGAGATAGAGTTGAAGGAGTTGAAAGCCCAGCTTGAAAGGACTAATCAAATGTTAGCAGAGAAAGAAGCGGaaatggaaaatttcgtaCAGTCCGAAAATGGTGTACTGCAGAAGATCGAGCGATTAAAAGATCAATTAAAACTCGTTCAAGAGGAGAAGAAAATGCTGCAGATAAAACTTGGGACGCAGGAGCACACTCAACTAGAATTGCCACAACTGATCGACACAATGCTGGCGGATAAGAACGAGGAGATCGATCATCTAAAAGAACAGCTCTccaaaaaggaaaaacaatTGAATGCCTATTCATCGCTCGCTTTGGACGACGTGCAGTTAAGAGAACTAACGAAACAAGCAGAGGCCAAAAACAGTGCGCGAACATTAAGCGATATCCTCTCCATTCACTCGGAATGTGAGGAATTTCCTGAAGCTATTCGAGCGCCTAACGCGACACATGTGACATCACACAATATCTCTAGTTTTAGAGTTCCTACGTCCATGTCGAAGAACACGTTACACACGAACAGTCTCAACACTTTGGAAGCACCTTTGCTCGATCTAGATAAGATGGATACGCAAGTACCACCGTTGGATCTGCATTCCCATACGCATAGTTACAGTAATGGGAATGTCGGTCACTCGGAAATGGAGTTGCAGCGTTCCGGAGAGGAGTCAAAATCATCATCTCCCAAAAACAACGATGTTAGCGAGGATTCTCAACGAATCGAGGAAGTACTGAATGAAAAAATGAAGGAGATCGAAAACATATCGAATCAACTGCAAGCTCTGCAACAGGAGCTAGACTCAAAGTCTGACCTTTTGTGCAAGTACGAGACGGAATTGACCACCTTGCAGAAACAATATCAGGACTTGCAGGACGAGTTTAAGGAGACTGTCGAAAACTTGGTGCgggataaaaatttctataaaggACAATACGAGTTGGCTCAAGCGTcggaaagtaaaataaagaaggaTCTGGAGGAAGTAGAAAACATCTTGAAACTGAAGACGGACGAACTCGAAGATTACAAGGATAGGATGCAGGTGAACGAAAGGATCATCACGGAATTAAACGCGAACAACACGAAGCTGAAGAGAGAGATCGAAGTTAGAGAAAAAGATCAGATGAAAAGGAGCAACTTCTTGCTGCAGGATACGACACAAGAACTGCAACGATTTAAAGAGCTCGTCCTGGATAAAGATATCGCCTTGGAGACTATTCAAACGCGCAATATCGAGATCGAGAACGAGAACAAGCAACTATACGAATTTAAGACAAAGGTTCATATGCGCGAGCGAGAAATCGCCGAGTTACAAGACGAGATCTTACGGCTGACAGATGGTTTGAACAATCGGGATCAGGTTATTCGTAAATTGGAGGAGATGGCGAGGCGAATGAGTGACGTACAGTCGGGCACGTCCTCTCCGTCGTCCTCTAGCAACAAGGATCAAGAGATCCATCACCTGCAGGAGTTCCTAAAGGAGAAGGACAAGGTAATCAGGCAGATGAGCGATGATAGCAAGAGCTTGCAGCGAGCACTGGAGACTATAAAAAGCAAAATGAAAGAATCGGGTAATATTGTGgaactgagaaaaaaattgaaggaagaACGTAGACTGAACGAGGAACTGAGAGATACAGTGCAGAGGTTGCAGAAGGAGTTGCAAGATGTGTCCGCGCGACGCTCGCAGGAGGATAGCGATATCGAGGACATGGTCCAGCGAGAATTGCATCTCTCCGTACGATTGGATAAGCAACTTATGCAGGTAATTAAGAATGATGAAGTCGTGGATGGAATAGCGACCGAAGATCAAAAGACGAATGAAATACGCAAGGACAACGAATTACTAAGGAGATTAAAGGATGACTTAGAGATCGAACGAGATATAATGAGACATCAGATCGCTGAGTACGAAGATCGTATCCTGCAACTGAAAGCGGATTTGACAGAGGAGACGAAGAAGGTGGTTAAGTTGGACAAAGAACTTGTATCAGAGAGGAACGCGGTGGAGTTCTTGAGGACGCAGATAGAAGAACATCGTCGGATGGCGGAAGTAGAACGAATACGGGAGACTAAGTTAATCGAGTTCTTGCAGACAAAGTTGAAAGCCTCTCTGGAGAACGAGGAGAAACTCCATAATAATCTAGCATCGATGAGACAACAGCAGATTAATCTGGATTCACAATTGACATTCATGAGAAAATTAATGGAAGTCGAAAATGCCAGTAGAAACTTGCCGAACTTTGCTGCAACCGTTCAAAATGAATCGGACAGGTAcgcgttaatttttaatttattttttaattttttattacttttacatattAGTTATGCTTATCTGTCTATAATCCTTCCTCGGCAAACATTGATATCTATGCCGatagaatttaattacattttagcAAAACAAGATAACCATGAGAGATTGAAGTTGTTCCGTAAGCAATATTTTGTTTcctaatctttctttttatatttaagaacgAGCGAAAATCTTGAGGAAAGCCGCGAACATAATGTGGAACTACGAGAGAATATAAAGAAACTGGAGAACGAAATGAGTAAATACGAGAAGAAGTTAGAGATCGCAATGGAGGAACAAGAAAGACTTATCAGCAGCCTAGCGTTGACCAACGGACTGAAAGAAATTCTAGAGGCGGATCTGCGGAGGACTACAGAAGAGTTAAGAGCGCGAGAACAGGACTGTAATCACCTACAAAAGCAGCTAAAAGTATTGACCGAAAACAAAAAGCAAGATCAACGAGACGCTGAGCTGGACGAGATCAAAGAATTGCGCAGGGAGATTAACATCGCCCGGGAAGTTAGGATAGAGCTGGAGGCCGACTTAAATTGTGCGAAACAGGAACTGAAGAAGTCCTCAAACCGGGAGCTGAAGCTTGCGCGCACGGTAGATTCCTTGAAAGAGCGAGAGACGGAGCTCAATACGAGATTACTAatttcaaaagaaaaagagaggaaactTAAGGATTTAATTGAGAATGTCAAGGATGCCCCCGCGAGTTTCATGCAGAAAGTTAAAGAACTGAGCGAGGCAGCTGAGAAATACGCTGTCGACAAGAGTAATCTGGAGGATAAACTCGGCAAGCTGAAAGTGGACAGAGAATTGTTAGTGCAACGTGTGAAATTGCTCGAGGGGCaattgaagaaattgaaaactACGCAGGCTTCGAGTCACCAGATGCCACCTATCGAAAGggtataaaattttgtttaattatttgaatctaattatatttaaaaattaaataattcagtatCTCTTAGAACTAAAAGAAGTTAACAGTGgtctaatttatatatttttcataacaatttgtatataaagattaattaactaTAAGTCTATGCTGCAGAGTAGATAACAACAAtgtgtaaattttgtattcCAGTTACAAAACTTCTATGGCATGTATCTACGAGAGAGAAGCAGACGGAAAGCGCTGGTGTATCAGAAAAAGTACCTACTGTGCGTGGTCAGCAGCTATCAATATTGTGAGGAGAATACGCTATGCGTGCTCGCGCAATTGACTCGAGACCAACGTTCTTACGCGCGAAGGCCTCAGAATAGGAAGGTGCGTTTCAGGATTATAGTGTTCACGATAGTCAGTGTACACAGGATGAAAAAGTTGACCAAATGCTGGCGAATGGGGAAAATCGTGGGTGCTAATGCTATCATGAGTAGTACCGACCCATTAAGTGATTTGCCACCTGTTCGGAATCTGGCATCGAATCATTCTCCGCCCGTGAGAGAAAGGGCGACAATGTAAGTCAAAACAATAATcaggtatattatttttataaaacctaTAAAGATTTGAAAGATGATTAT
Proteins encoded:
- the LOC139813329 gene encoding uncharacterized protein isoform X5 — protein: MSATQDEDERRRRSLEAGREMLEKYKVKRSTKDKGAGMEQIEQSDDENEKLHNEKSMLHKESGVTEGISSRDVTYSSVSISEGEADADLEGLAGRVAELEELLQGKEAIVGALNAEIDHLRAETASPNSSQSQASSTHGRDIISLYHIKLQEFEKAVNQRDNLIEHLTSSLEQALSARDAVTAQLNALNSMQLNNPAINNMNLQQKIEVLETTMSEQEALIRQLNAKLTDIREHVQTLEIERETRNAEINDYKIQINNLNEQIRLGAAEKNLNIDETLEQQRQYEARVDKIKQDMQHISDKFTTVTNANAIRHQQELKELTSKNQAEILNLKAKHDECMKILKDENKTLADRLNKELPDLESRHAKELSVFQAQLAHYKKTVEALKLELVNHTESQKVAQSEVQFYKMKIDELKFEAENERRMQNLHFQKEKDLLNEQITLHKIQLEEMTSKHITSMSILESKESIERSLEQALSNAAALKQENDTLKFKLDDLSCRYSTAQSIIESSQLNDRTLSGKFNDMEKSLSRFDITSVSTVSELGETMYKTFDEEVMKYQMTRRKLEEKMETERLLIEKVRTLEADLIKANNELEQADEKTRKTETQCEKLRDGLAHAWAQCAEFEERLNQTLTMSDSSKVNISLNSTISSKYLKANQSQDDDSALNQNVASQKKVLEPNIAGTLTDKYLKNNENLYKELQQILEGESSSDEVKLKLSRYYALCEKIATDKTQSSAENATLQKQQDSECSLQKSLENLWAEKEVLSREIEEMVNRHKEELDSVKVDSAKEIQRLRSLLQNFKDGNASLNDLRTELEVRHAKEMEELRTYFERKCLQMEKQYSEEIFSQQSKRISDNDSETEELTDDLYFGGAGDCLNVSNSRAATPSAIEESLRNKILDARLESEYEGSIRALRQELEDKVNEIQNIKADYKKAIDEQKELYECQICDIEIKLKHALTVPTMHQYCQTEWEALENGELSSLRDAYNHQLEEQIALARQDIVNALQEQIQALLSVEADKETNWPAELLELRDKFTSNAKQEIEELKKIHSAELAYLKDEHSCIVTRILEQHEKEIASFKSNIVDNREVSCVGVSENIMKERDNLWKACVTLKNLIGELVNYFAICEEEVNNTLINEVLRRQLSESAFIEEEKLSKSDSTILPETKHKNPSTQQIKRVHFAPQSSKITSIVNSDNETLQNLVDENIDEILRKELKTCLRRLKSDSTQIFNLSLSDVEDKVALSSNENLLASQVNEELSLKLNHAEALIINYQEQIERLKLHIFELQRKLLNAESKKEVVTEGYGESDFSRGDIVLQDLSQVQEKARHVLSNGGGDVSYLLQLIEELCRQNDKLIDDARKEREDLQQQIEAADKQLRATRRFLDEQASEREMERDEAAKQIRFLQEQLKERERDKERDMRITSEQSELSSETTSNVPELQTIDINAAVEALESQMREMSSLMSDTEAKKSEKESELKAAVDKIWVLREIITDLEQQLQAKIEKEESLQMQINQLETVITAQTKHQQELVQELDAIKSGTENRHLNEQINHLQEELSKHKLSSEHFNVNSSVLKQIKAELHEMQNQLDKRIREMESAHMCGSNLSLSQPSEDVSIREQIDATRCLTPDDPSSPPMLPLDQVLKLKDKMLKHARAEEVAFKRIKDLEMQLTTMKNQNEELLAEQEILHQTASEQLFQIEAMRGRLEQHKQSAPFAQKQATSRLESQLHEATTKYHSLEQTITDKEIELKELKAQLERTNQMLAEKEAEMENFVQSENGVLQKIERLKDQLKLVQEEKKMLQIKLGTQEHTQLELPQLIDTMLADKNEEIDHLKEQLSKKEKQLNAYSSLALDDVQLRELTKQAEAKNSARTLSDILSIHSECEEFPEAIRAPNATHVTSHNISSFRVPTSMSKNTLHTNSLNTLEAPLLDLDKMDTQVPPLDLHSHTHSYSNGNVGHSEMELQRSGEESKSSSPKNNDVSEDSQRIEEVLNEKMKEIENISNQLQALQQELDSKSDLLCKYETELTTLQKQYQDLQDEFKETVENLVRDKNFYKGQYELAQASESKIKKDLEEVENILKLKTDELEDYKDRMQVNERIITELNANNTKLKREIEVREKDQMKRSNFLLQDTTQELQRFKELVLDKDIALETIQTRNIEIENENKQLYEFKTKVHMREREIAELQDEILRLTDGLNNRDQVIRKLEEMARRMSDVQSGTSSPSSSSNKDQEIHHLQEFLKEKDKVIRQMSDDSKSLQRALETIKSKMKESGNIVELRKKLKEERRLNEELRDTVQRLQKELQDVSARRSQEDSDIEDMVQRELHLSVRLDKQLMQVIKNDEVVDGIATEDQKTNEIRKDNELLRRLKDDLEIERDIMRHQIAEYEDRILQLKADLTEETKKVVKLDKELVSERNAVEFLRTQIEEHRRMAEVERIRETKLIEFLQTKLKASLENEEKLHNNLASMRQQQINLDSQLTFMRKLMEVENASRNLPNFAATVQNESDRTSENLEESREHNVELRENIKKLENEMSKYEKKLEIAMEEQERLISSLALTNGLKEILEADLRRTTEELRAREQDCNHLQKQLKVLTENKKQDQRDAELDEIKELRREINIAREVRIELEADLNCAKQELKKSSNRELKLARTVDSLKERETELNTRLLISKEKERKLKDLIENVKDAPASFMQKVKELSEAAEKYAVDKSNLEDKLGKLKVDRELLVQRVKLLEGQLKKLKTTQASSHQMPPIERLQNFYGMYLRERSRRKALVYQKKYLLCVVSSYQYCEENTLCVLAQLTRDQRSYARRPQNRKVRFRIIVFTIVSVHRMKKLTKCWRMGKIVGANAIMSSTDPLSDLPPVRNLASNHSPPVRERATIRSSEQY
- the LOC139813329 gene encoding uncharacterized protein isoform X7, with amino-acid sequence MSATQDEDERRRRSLEAGREMLEKYKVKRSTKDKGAGMEQIEQSDDENEKLHNEKSMLHKESGVTEGISSRDVTYSSVSISEGEADADLEGLAGRVAELEELLQGKEAIVGALNAEIDHLRAETASPNSSQSQASSTHGRDIISLYHIKLQEFEKAVNQRDNLIEHLTSSLEQALSARDAVTAQLNALNSMQLNNPAINNMNLQQKIEVLETTMSEQEALIRQLNAKLTDIREHVQTLEIERETRNAEINDYKIQINNLNEQIRLGAAEKNLNIDETLEQQRQYEARVDKIKQDMQHISDKFTTVTNANAIRHQQELKELTSKNQAEILNLKAKHDECMKILKDENKTLADRLNKELPDLESRHAKELSVFQAQLAHYKKTVEALKLELVNHTESQKVAQSEVQFYKMKIDELKFEAENERRMQNLHFQKEKDLLNEQITLHKIQLEEMTSKHITSMSILESKESIERSLEQALSNAAALKQENDTLKFKLDDLSCRYSTAQSIIESSQLNDRTLSGKFNDMEKSLSRFDITSVSTVSELGETMYKTFDEEVMKYQMTRRKLEEKMETERLLIEKVRTLEADLIKANNELEQADEKTRKTETQCEKLRDGLAHAWAQCAEFEERLNQTLTMSDSSKVNISLNSTISSKYLKANQSQDDDSALNQNVASQKKVLEPNIAGTLTDKYLKNNENLYKELQQILEGESSSDEVKLKLSRYYALCEKIATDKTQSSAENATLQKQQDSECSLQKSLENLWAEKEVLSREIEEMVNRHKEELDSVKVDSAKEIQRLRSLLQNFKDGNASLNDLRTELEVRHAKEMEELRTYFERKCLQMEKQYSEEIFSQQSKRISDNDSETEELTDDLYFGGAGDCLNVSNSRAATPSAIEESLRNKILDARLESEYEGSIRALRQELEDKVNEIQNIKADYKKAIDEQKELYECQICDIEIKLKHALTVPTMHQYCQTEWEALENGELSSLRDAYNHQLEEQIALARQDIVNALQEQIQALLSVEADKETNWPAELLELRDKFTSNAKQEIEELKKIHSAELAYLKDEHSCIVTRILEQHEKEIASFKSNIVDNREVSCVGVSENIMKERDNLWKACVTLKNLIGELVNYFAICEEEVNNTLINEVLRRQLSESAFIEEEKLSKSDSTILPETKHKNPSTQQIKRVHFAPQSSKITSIVNSDNETLQNLVDENIDEILRKELKTCLRRLKSDSTQIFNLSLSDVEDKVALSSNENLLASQVNEELSLKLNHAEALIINYQEQIERLKLHIFELQRKLLNAESKKEVVTEGYGESDFSRGDIVLQDLSQVQEKARHVLSNGGGDVSYLLQLIEELCRQNDKLIDDARKEREDLQQQIEAADKQLRATRRFLDEQASEREMERDEAAKQIRFLQEQLKERERDKERDMRITSEVEALESQMREMSSLMSDTEAKKSEKESELKAAVDKIWVLREIITDLEQQLQAKIEKEESLQMQINQLETVITAQTKHQQELVQELDAIKSGTENRHLNEQINHLQEELSKHKLSSEHFNVNSSVLKQIKAELHEMQNQLDKRIREMESAHMCGSNLSLSQPSEDVSIREQIDATRCLTPDDPSSPPMLPLDQVLKLKDKMLKHARAEEVAFKRIKDLEMQLTTMKNQNEELLAEQEILHQTASEQLFQIEAMRGRLEQHKQSAPFAQKQATSRLESQLHEATTKYHSLEQTITDKEIELKELKAQLERTNQMLAEKEAEMENFVQSENGVLQKIERLKDQLKLVQEEKKMLQIKLGTQEHTQLELPQLIDTMLADKNEEIDHLKEQLSKKEKQLNAYSSLALDDVQLRELTKQAEAKNSARTLSDILSIHSECEEFPEAIRAPNATHVTSHNISSFRVPTSMSKNTLHTNSLNTLEAPLLDLDKMDTQVPPLDLHSHTHSYSNGNVGHSEMELQRSGEESKSSSPKNNDVSEDSQRIEEVLNEKMKEIENISNQLQALQQELDSKSDLLCKYETELTTLQKQYQDLQDEFKETVENLVRDKNFYKGQYELAQASESKIKKDLEEVENILKLKTDELEDYKDRMQVNERIITELNANNTKLKREIEVREKDQMKRSNFLLQDTTQELQRFKELVLDKDIALETIQTRNIEIENENKQLYEFKTKVHMREREIAELQDEILRLTDGLNNRDQVIRKLEEMARRMSDVQSGTSSPSSSSNKDQEIHHLQEFLKEKDKVIRQMSDDSKSLQRALETIKSKMKESGNIVELRKKLKEERRLNEELRDTVQRLQKELQDVSARRSQEDSDIEDMVQRELHLSVRLDKQLMQVIKNDEVVDGIATEDQKTNEIRKDNELLRRLKDDLEIERDIMRHQIAEYEDRILQLKADLTEETKKVVKLDKELVSERNAVEFLRTQIEEHRRMAEVERIRETKLIEFLQTKLKASLENEEKLHNNLASMRQQQINLDSQLTFMRKLMEVENASRNLPNFAATVQNESDRTSENLEESREHNVELRENIKKLENEMSKYEKKLEIAMEEQERLISSLALTNGLKEILEADLRRTTEELRAREQDCNHLQKQLKVLTENKKQDQRDAELDEIKELRREINIAREVRIELEADLNCAKQELKKSSNRELKLARTVDSLKERETELNTRLLISKEKERKLKDLIENVKDAPASFMQKVKELSEAAEKYAVDKSNLEDKLGKLKVDRELLVQRVKLLEGQLKKLKTTQASSHQMPPIERLQNFYGMYLRERSRRKALVYQKKYLLCVVSSYQYCEENTLCVLAQLTRDQRSYARRPQNRKVRFRIIVFTIVSVHRMKKLTKCWRMGKIVGANAIMSSTDPLSDLPPVRNLASNHSPPVRERATIRSSEQY